In Motilibacter aurantiacus, the sequence AACAGGCCGGCGAGCGAGCCGAACATCCGGGACAGGGCGGCGTCCACCTGCGCGTACGACAGGGCGTTCACGCGCAGCCCGTCGCCCATCCGCGTGGTGTCCGTGGTCAGGGCCTGCGCCCCGCGTGCCCAGGACGACGAGAACGTCGCCAGGGCCCCCGCCAGCTCGTCGTTGCCCACGTCACCCGGGGCACCGGAGCCGGCGCTCGCCGCGCGCGCGTCGACCGCCGCGGCCATCGCCGCGCCCGCCTGCCCGAGGTCCTCGACCACCACCCGGAAGCCGCCCATGCCGACCTCCCTTCCCGGAGACCGGACCGGTCACGCGTGCGAGGTCGACGGCGGGAGCCACGCCACCTGGACGAGCTGCGGCCCGACCCGCCGGTCGACGAGCGTCCCCCGGCCCGGGGGCTGCGGTGACGGGCGCACGTCCCCGAGCAGGACGCCCTCGTCCCGGCTGCCCGACAGCACCACGCCGGGCGTCCCGGTCTCGCGCAGCCGTTGGAGCACCGGCTCGAAGAGCGCGCGTCCGGCGCCGCCGCTGCGCCGCGCGAGCACCACGTGCAGGCCGATGTCGCGCGCCTGCGGCACGAGCGGGGCCAGCGGCGCCAGCGGGTTCTCCGACGGGGTCACCACGAGGTCGTAGTCGTCGACCACGAGGAAGAGCTCCGGCCCGCTCCACCACGACCGCGCGCGCAGCTGCTCGGGGCGTACGTCGGGGCCGGGCAGCCGGCGCTGCATGGAGCCCATGACCTCGCTCACCATCGGGGCGAGCGCGGTGCCGGAGGTGGCGTACGACAGCAGGTGCGGGCCCTCGACCACGTCGAGCAGCGTGCGCCGGTAGTCGACGACGATGAGCCGCGCCTCGTCCGGGGTGTAGCGCGAGGTGATGCCTGCGACCAGGGTGCGCAGCAGCGCGGTCTTGCCCGACTCGACGTCCCCGAAGCAGAGGAAGTGCGGGTCGGCGTCGGGGTCGAGCGCGACCAGGCTGAGGTCGGACTCGCGGACGCCCAGCGGGAGCGCGTGCCGGGAGGCGCCCGGGCGCGCTGCGGGCAGCTCGTCCACCCGCAGCATGCGCGGCAGCAGCCGGACCGGCGGCGCCGGAGGGCCGGGCCAGGCGTCCGCGACGGCCTTGACCAGGGCCGACGCGGCGGGCGCCAGCCCGTCCGCCGAGGCCGCCCCGTCCGTGCGCGGCAGCGCGGCGAGGAAGGCGAACCCGTCGCGGGTCAGGCCGCGGCCGGGTGCGCCCTGCGGCACGCCCTGGGCGGTACGCCGGTCCACCTCGGACTCGGCCGGGTCTCCGAGGCGCAGCTCGAAGCGGGTGCCGAGCAGGTCGCGCAGGGCGGGGCGGATGTCCGCCCAGCGGGTGGAGGAGACGACGACGTGCACGCCGTAGCTGAGCCCGCGGGCCGCGAGCGCGGTCACCTGCTGCTCGGCTCCCTCGTAGTCCTGGCGGAAGGCGCCCCAGCCGTCGATCACGAGGAACACGTCGCCGAAGCGCTCGTCCCGCAGCCGCCCGGCCGCCCGCTGCGCCCGGAACTCCGCGACCGACGCGATCCCCAGCTCGGCGAAGCGGGCCTCGCGCTCAGCGAGCACGGTGGCTACCTCGGCGAGCGTCCGGCGGACCCGCTCGGTGTCCAGCCGCTGGGCGATGCCGCCGACGTGCGGCAGCCCCTGCAGCGCCCCGAGCTGGCCGCCGCCGAGGTCGATCGCGTAGACCTGCACCTGCTCCGGGGTGTGGGTGAGCGCGAGGCTCGAGACGAGCGTGCGCAGCAGCGTGCTCTTGCCGCTCTGCGGCCCGCCCACGACCGCGACGTGCCCCGCCGACCCGTCGAGCTCGGCGACGAGCAGGTCGCGCCGCTGCTCCAGCGGCTTGTCGACCACGCCCACCGGCACCCGCAGGGCGGGCGCCTCCCACTCGACCGGCGACAGGCCGCGCGCCGGGTCCGGCTCGAGCGCCGGCAGCAGCTCGTCGAGCGGCACCGGGTCGGTCAGCGGCGGCAGCCACACCTGGTGGGCGGGTGGCCCGGCGTCGCGCAGCCGCTCCACGATGACGTCCAGCACGGTCTCACCGGGCGGCTCGGGCGCGAGGTCCGGCTCCTGCGCGGGCGCGGCCGGCCGGGCGTCCACCGCCTGCGGCTCCAGCGTCCACGGGACGACCGTCCGCTCCTCGCCTCCGGCCACCGAGGCGCGTACCGAGCGCGCGCGGACCGGGCCGGAGACGTACGCCGCCTTGAACCGCACGAGCGTGGAGGTGTCCGCCTTGAGGTAGCCGGAGCCGGGGACGGGCGGCAGCTCGTACGCGTCGGGGACGCCGAGGACGACGCGGCTCTCGGCCGCGGAGAACGTGCGCAGCGCGATGCGGTAGCTCAGGTGGCTGTCGAGCCCGCGCAGCCGGCCCTCCTCCAGCCGCTGCGAGGCGAGCATCAGGTGGATGCCGAGGCTGCGGCCGAGCCGGCCGATCGCGACGAACAGGTCGATGAAGTCCGGCTTCGCGGTCAGCAGCTCGCTGAACTCGTCGCAGACCACGAGCAGCGACGGCAGCGGCGTCAGCGGGGCCCCGGCCTCGCGCGCACGCTCGTAGTCGCGGACCGAGGCGAAGTTGCCCGCCGCGCGCAGCAGCTCCTGGCGCCGGACCAGCTCGCCCTGGAGCGCGTCGCGCATGCGGTCGACCATCGTCAGGTCGTCCGCGAGGTTGGTGATGACCGCGCTCGTGTGCGGCAGGCCCGCCATCCCCGCGAACGTCGCGCCGCCCTTGAAGTCGACGAGCACGAAGTTCAGCGTCTCCGACGAGTGCGTCACCGCCAGCCCGAGGACGAGGGTGCGCAGCAGCTCGCTCTTGCCCGAGCCGGTCGCCCCGATGACCAGGCCGTGCGGCCCCATCCCCTCGAGCGCGGACTCCTTGAGGTCCAGGTCGACCGGCAGCCGGGCCTCGTCCACCCCGAGCGGCACCCGCAGCCGCTCGCGCTGGGCGCGCGCCCGCCAGGTGCGCGTCGTGTCGACCTGCTCCGGGTCGCCGATGCCGAGCAGCTCGGTCAGGCCCAGGTCCGAGGCGAGCGGCTCCTCCTCGGTCCCCGTCGCCAGCCGGACGGGCGCGAGGACGCGGGCCAGCGCGACGGCCTGCGCCGGCGAGAGCGCATCGGCCCGGCCGAGCGGCTCGACGCCGCCACCTGCCGCGAGCACGCCGAGCGGCACCCGCTCGCGGTCCGGCCCGGGGCGCGCGGCACGCCGGCGCCGGGTGGGACGTACGCCGTCGCGGGCCGCCCGCGGTGCCTCCCGCGCCGGCTCCG encodes:
- the eccCa gene encoding type VII secretion protein EccCa — its product is MTTYVFRRPPRADAPELPAGDVPLAAPPQVSTVRQGLGQLMLVLPMVAGAGAMAFMYAGRGGGALTYIVGAMFGISMLGMVAVTIGRPQAGKRAELDAERRDYLRYLAQVRRRARETAQRQRTALGWRHPEPAALWAVAGGTRLWERRPGDEDFAVARIGTGTQRLATPLVPAETAPYEDLEPLSASALRRFVRAHSTVPDLPLSLSLRAFARVDLLGDRSATAPLARALVAQLLTFHTPEDLQLWVCASPERRGDWDWVKWAPHAQSPTASDAAGPVRLVSDRLEELEALSGGLLAERPRFVPDTPLPADSPHVVVVLDGGIAGAEAQTLSEDGVLGVTVVDLRPLADLAAAARAVDADRSRIRLVVGEPEPAREAPRAARDGVRPTRRRRAARPGPDRERVPLGVLAAGGGVEPLGRADALSPAQAVALARVLAPVRLATGTEEEPLASDLGLTELLGIGDPEQVDTTRTWRARAQRERLRVPLGVDEARLPVDLDLKESALEGMGPHGLVIGATGSGKSELLRTLVLGLAVTHSSETLNFVLVDFKGGATFAGMAGLPHTSAVITNLADDLTMVDRMRDALQGELVRRQELLRAAGNFASVRDYERAREAGAPLTPLPSLLVVCDEFSELLTAKPDFIDLFVAIGRLGRSLGIHLMLASQRLEEGRLRGLDSHLSYRIALRTFSAAESRVVLGVPDAYELPPVPGSGYLKADTSTLVRFKAAYVSGPVRARSVRASVAGGEERTVVPWTLEPQAVDARPAAPAQEPDLAPEPPGETVLDVIVERLRDAGPPAHQVWLPPLTDPVPLDELLPALEPDPARGLSPVEWEAPALRVPVGVVDKPLEQRRDLLVAELDGSAGHVAVVGGPQSGKSTLLRTLVSSLALTHTPEQVQVYAIDLGGGQLGALQGLPHVGGIAQRLDTERVRRTLAEVATVLAEREARFAELGIASVAEFRAQRAAGRLRDERFGDVFLVIDGWGAFRQDYEGAEQQVTALAARGLSYGVHVVVSSTRWADIRPALRDLLGTRFELRLGDPAESEVDRRTAQGVPQGAPGRGLTRDGFAFLAALPRTDGAASADGLAPAASALVKAVADAWPGPPAPPVRLLPRMLRVDELPAARPGASRHALPLGVRESDLSLVALDPDADPHFLCFGDVESGKTALLRTLVAGITSRYTPDEARLIVVDYRRTLLDVVEGPHLLSYATSGTALAPMVSEVMGSMQRRLPGPDVRPEQLRARSWWSGPELFLVVDDYDLVVTPSENPLAPLAPLVPQARDIGLHVVLARRSGGAGRALFEPVLQRLRETGTPGVVLSGSRDEGVLLGDVRPSPQPPGRGTLVDRRVGPQLVQVAWLPPSTSHA